One Nicotiana tomentosiformis chromosome 4, ASM39032v3, whole genome shotgun sequence genomic window carries:
- the LOC104091717 gene encoding uncharacterized protein — protein sequence MAVASDQATSICSHCDRAILSTNLDLHFAHCSRNLEKCKICGDMVPKKFAEEHFLSTHALVACSLCSETMEREILAVHKGENCPKRIVTCEYCEFPLPAIDLFEHQEVCGNRTELCHLCSRYIRLREINGHESRCNGIISNVAESSRNMYAAERDRGPPRRQPQEFSKKRLLFTIAITGIAVLLGSLLFQRKVEHTQVH from the exons ATGGCTGTAGCTTCTGATCAAGCCACCAGCATCTGCAGTCACTG CGACAGAGCAATTCTCTCCACCAACCTCGATTTGCATTTTGCTCACTGCTCCCGGAATCTTGAAAAATGTAAAATCTGTGGGGATATGGTTCCTAAAAAATTTGCAGAGGAACATTTCTTGAGCACTCATGCCCTG GTTGCCTGTTCTTTGTGTAGTGAGACCATGGAACGTGAGATTCTAGCCGTTCATAAAGGTGAAAATTGCCCAAAGAGGATTGTGACATGCGAGTATTGCGAGTTTCCTTTGCCTGCAATTGATTTATTCGAGCATCAG GAAGTATGTGGGAACCGAACAGAATTATGTCATCTTTGTAGCAGATATATTAGACTCCGAGAAATAAATGGTCATGAGAGTAGATGCAATGGAATCATAAGCAATGTTGCAGAATCTTCCAG GAACATGTACGCAGCTGAAAGAGATCGTGGGCCTCCAAGAAGGCAGCCACAAGAGTTCTCCAAAAAGCGGCTTCTTTTCACAATCGCGATAACAGGAATTGCTGTTTTGTTAGGCTCACTTCTTTTCCAGAGGAAAGTGGAGCATACTCAAGTACACTAG